Genomic segment of Populus nigra chromosome 6, ddPopNigr1.1, whole genome shotgun sequence:
CGACCATATcctatatgtatgtatatgattttcttttgttcCGATCCTAAATGGATTAAACGCTACAGCTACTCTGCAGATATCCCACCCtcgtctctctcttttttctctccaaaTCTCCACTCACAGTACAAAAAATTACAATCTTTGATTCAAGTTCACATTCGTGTGTGtaaaatttgttattaatttgcTCTTATAGTCTGTTTTACTCAATTTTACATACCATCAAGTTCTTGTAGAGTTTAACCAAATTAGCTCCTGTCATCTTCCACTGTTAGTTTTTGAGCTGGGAATGAAGTTTATACAACAATTTTGGTGGCTGGGACTATGATTTAAGAAGATGGTTGGAATTTTCTATGCAAAGAAGATGCATTTAAGTCCCTGTTTTTGAAAGTCTCAATCCAGTCCCTCATTTTTGAAATCAATACACAACAAGTCCTTTCCTCATaagttttctatttgtttttacttcttATCGAATGATTCTGTAAAACGTAATTATAAAtgcaaaatatgaaaagaaagattcaAAGTCAAGGACCTAATTATGAATAGAGTTAGAGATGCAGGGGCTAAATTAAAATCTCTAGTAAAGAAGCTCCgactcaattatttttttccctcgaGCAGTACAAAATCGTCGCtctgtccaaaaaaaaaaaacgaggctGTATAAAATGGCGTTCTCTTTCTCTCGTGGCAGAAAACTATTATAAATCTGAACacttttttctaagtttttaattaaaaagagagagacttGAATGCCGTACAAATCATGTTTctaacaaatttaattatttttaatatattttaaattattttgatgtgttaatattaaaaataatttttttttaaaaaaatattattagtataaattttagcatgaaaaattatttaaaaagtaattacaattttactgtcaaacatatttttataagctttatttgtttattctaaaaaaaaatatctttacaaTCGAATCGAACTAAAGAAATATGATCCAAATCCAtcatatttaaaagattttccACACTACAAGTGACAAGAAAGCAACGTTTTAAGGAATTTCATCCTCTGGCAGAAGGGCTGaagagccaaaaaaaaaaaaaaaaagtaaattatatttttgatgctatccttcgtttttttttccccgtCATAAGTGCCTAATATCGGATGCTGTGAAATCTGAGATTCAAAGTTGGTTGCTCCAGTCGTTAATTTTACTCCGTAATTAAgtagaaatacaaatttaaatgaCGCATCACGCTTCCACATGCAGTAAACCAAAATTAGGAGCCAACcctttttctaaattaattggCTATTAGCCGACTTCAAGCCAAAAATTAAGAAACCATGTGCTCCCCACACACGTCTTACTTAGATTTACATAAATAGTCATGCCACGTGAAAGGAAAATCCAGGctattaataattaatcagAAAATATGATAAGTACGTTGATGCCTAGCTAGCTGATTCAGCTAATGATTATCGtggtgttttataataattattattttttatttttttaaaattaattttgataacagtacattaaaataatttaaaaatatcaaaataatattaattttaaaaaaaaattcaaaaacacttttgatattttttaaatccaaaataaatatcttttaactTTAACCTCTAATCAATGAATTGTTGAGATGAAGCACATGATGTGTGGATTTTCTGTAGGTTGAGAATatgataatagttgttttttatttataaatatattaaaataatattttttatttaaaaaattatttttaatattaattcattaatgaAGAATTAGATGATTATATGTGTAAAATTTCTACAAAGTctatctatatttgttttttcaatttgagtgcttgcacttcaattttttttttcttttctacaaTTGCCTCAGCTGAAAATTTGTTAAGTTATTGATGATGTGTCCATTGAATAAACTCACTATCCATggattgaaaacaaaagaagaatcagaatcaagatttaaaaataaaaaaaaaaaattaaagtaaataaaaattaaataatgaagaTACAAAAGAGATTTTTTCCTGAAGCATGAAAAGTTAGTCTCTTCcacatttttattctttttttttttttgggtttaggaTTTTAAGATTTCTTGAGAACTAACAAAAGGAAGAAGGGGCACGAAACATCTCTTCCAAAAcaagatttatttattcttcaataattttttttttcgaataGTTGGTCTCCCAATGAGGATGACGTGCGACATGTCATCAACAAAATAATAGATTATAAGGAAAAtaattgatggaaaaaaaatagagatgcaaacacctaaataaataaaaacaaaagcagtgacatttaattgaaaaaaaagagaggtatAAGCACccaaataataatagtgaagacatttaattagaaaatctgTATAAGCTGCAGAggcaccaattttttttttttttactggtacGGCAATGTAAAGCCCATGGATGTGCGATTTCCATTTAGAAGGGCAGAGCTCAAAGATGACACACACACGGATCCCATATTCTGAGGTACGAATTACAAGGCCGGTTGCGTAGCCTTTTCCGAACATAACcaggaaaaaaggaaagaaggaacAGCTCGGCCCAACTCGGAATACTAATTCAGTGCGGATTTAAAATGGCCTCCAACTCTCTCGCTTTTCAGATTACTCAGAAAACATGTTCTACAGGAAATAGTCATTCACAAGAGAGGTAGGCAACCTCTAATAATTAGCGTGTAAGCACTAATTATTTTTGCTTACACACTATCAGATATTTTTGCTTGTCCACCATTATCAGTCATGGAATGTGATGTTGATGCGCTCACCTTTCTTGCATGGGCACCCATCATCGAGTTCGAGGGTGCTGGAGGAGATATAATTGACTGGGAAGGACGCGACCTTTGCTGGAAGGCCTCCCCAGATTCACTTTCAACCCCTGGGGGCTTCAAAGTCTTGGCTGCTGGAGACAGACAGATGCATTTAAAAGCAATAGAAGGGCTAATCATTTATTAATCAACAACGCCTGGCAAAACAAACATGGATATGCTTTTATTAAGGATTTAAGTTGTGATACTGATTTCATTTGCTCAGGGTTTTATTAAGTTCAGTTTTAATTCTGCTCTTTAAACAAAcaaatagtgttttgtgagttGATACAGGGGAAAAGCATCAATCtttttggtttattattattaatgtttttcagCAAGTATGCAATTACGGGATATGTAAGCACAGAGGAATtgctaagaaaatgaaaataaacgtATTGGAGGGAATTTGGTTTAAATGCAAATCTCAAATCTATCAAGTGTTCTCAACATTTTGTTCAATTAAGATTACGCTTCGGTCTCTAGCTTCCAACATGTTGGAGGTTTAACTCATTTATTACTCCTGTTATCGCTGGGAATTCAATAATTCATACTCATTTATTACTCCTGTTATCGCTGGGAATTCAATCATTCATCTTTTAGGGGAgaggttttaaaattttctaactgggtcttaaattttaatagttATGCATTCCCCAAccttctaaaaactaaaaataacatatttcttCTCTAACCCTTTTTAATTTCGcttgttttcaagttttttcctTACAATTCTTATGCGTTGTTGCTCCCTGCATGGTTAGCTATTCTAGCCTCATGAACAGTAATGTAGCACTCTTTTAATTGAATAGTTGTGGTAGCggggaaagaaaagtaattcGCGGGAAGCCACTCCCTATCGTTTTCTGCAACTTGGTCTCAGTAGAAGCCTCGCTCTTTATTCTTCTCTCACTTGCAATCTTTCTTTTACGGCTCAATCCATTTTGTATTAgctcatgtttgtttttgtgtttcttgatCTGGGTTTTGATTTGGGTAGCTGCTTTCCGCACCATCATTGCACTGTGTGATCGCACTTGAGCACTTCCCTACCAAAATAATGGAGGACGGATCCTTTTTAAACAAGGTGTTTCATCTTCCACTGAACTGGCCATCCAGTTCAGAATCCAGAAGAAAGTCTTTCATTATAGATGTGACGAGAGATCTAATAAGCGGAGCGAAATCACTTCTGTCCAATGACACAACGGCTCTTCAAGGCAAATTTGTAAAGGGAGGGGAgtcattttaagttttaactACGACTTGTTCGCTCTAGCTCTCGAGATCATATTCCAGCATAGCAGTGTATGCTACCATTACCTATTTTGCCCACTCAATGTCCCCACTCTTTTGAAAATCCTATTTGGAATGGGGTCAATATATCTCTTTGAAACTGAGTGGGCAGTGGCGGGTATCTTCAAATTGCATTATGCTACTCTGATTTGATAGGAAGAGATCAATATGAAGAAATATACGTCTTTATAAGATCAATTATCAGTGTTGGTGAGGCTTTGTTAGGAAGAGATCGATTTCGCTTTAGGCACCGCCGCTTGAATTGTTCGAATTATTCAGGTTTTCCCATCAAAGTGATAAGGAGCGTAACTACGATTCTGCTCTGCTGTAACCTGTAAGGGAAGAATCAGAAATGGTTTTACTTTATTTCGAGTATCAGGTAAAATGCAGCTAAATCTCTGTATCGGGGCAAGTAGTTCTTAGAAACGAATCACTACACATCCATAACTTCTTCCTACCAGAATGGCAGATTCTTTACAGAAATTTCATTTCTAATTTCTTTGAACTTGTTATGCATGgaaaaagaagatatttttcgagcaataatttttttatggcagATAGTAGAAAATGAATACGCAGTCAATTAGTGTTCAGATTGGGCAATAAAACTATTAAGATATTTCCAATCTTTGTGGGTTTCCACTGATTTACAACCCGGATAAACAAATATTCCCAGATTACCGAGGGGATTGAGTGATCAAGATGGAGATTACTTTGTATGAGACCCAATCTGTTAACGATGAGACAATATTTACACAGTTATAATAGAGTTGATTATGCTCTAAGGTGGAAAAACCGCAAATGCCTTCTGCTCTGGCCTTTGGTGAATGGTGAAAGTCTCGAGGAGCATGTTTGGCAGGGCTTTGCTTTGACCCTTTTCAGAGCGAGCTCACTGGTTTCACCAATGCTTTGATGAGAAAAATCTGTGAAAATGATcttaacaaagaaaaaggatagAGGTGTGGCAATCCAATAATCTGTCCAGTATTGAATACTATCTAAGGATGAAACACCACTGTTGGTTCAATCCATCAAAAAATTGATAGTAAAAGAGAGCTGTAGAATAACcacgaaaataaaaaagaaatgaagaaaaaagaagagcgaagaaaagaaaaatggattaGGAAATTAAAGCTTTCCTCGAGGTCCCTAGCCTTGTCATATAACATCAAAGATATGCACAGCAGCAGCTGGGTGCTTGACAAAATCCAAGTCACACACAAGGAagtgattttgttattttgattcCTAGAACTAATTAACACTAGCTTCCTGCCTAGCTTTATGCACAACAGAGCACGATCTTCCATTTTCATGTTATTCTGATGAACTCTCTGTTACAACTTAGTTGCCTACTGAGATGGGTCTCTCGGCTAGACCCAGAGGCGAACGTGATCGCTGCCCATAGATCCTGCATCTTATAACCCCTCTCTTCTCTAGCTGCTGCGGAGATGTATGCTTGATTTTTTCGAATTCTTGCTTGATCTTTATAACCTGGCTGTGAGCTGGAAACCCTACACACCCACGATCCCCATCCCCATCCCTGCATCTGCTATTGTTGTTGTTCTCCATTGAAAGTGACCAGATCTTCTTTAAAGAAACAACACT
This window contains:
- the LOC133695743 gene encoding uncharacterized protein LOC133695743 — its product is MENNNNSRCRDGDGDRGCVGFPAHSQVIKIKQEFEKIKHTSPQQLEKRGVIRCRIYGQRSRSPLGLAERPISVGN